The genome window GGGGAACTACCAGTTCAGGCAAAAACCGCTGCCTTAGTTGGCATGCCGAAGTTAGTGATCTTTGATTGCGACGGTGTACTCGTCCAAAGTGAAGAAATCACCCTGTCTGTGTTGATCTCCATGCTTAATGCGCTTGCGCAGGGTAATGCCACACTTGATGTGGCACGTTTTATCGAACACTTTCGTGGACGCAAGATCGCGGACTGTTTGCGTGAGGCTGAACAGATTTTAAATGTCTGCCTGGACCGTGAGTTTGAACAGCACTTTCGCAAGCGAGCGCTGGAGGCATTGACACAGGGTTTGAAAGCGACGGATGGCATTGTGGAAGTGCTGCAGGGTTTGCAAGTTCCTTATTGCGTTGCCTCCAGTGCGCCACGCAACAAGATAGAACACTGCTTGCGTATTACGGGGCTGTTTTCCTACTTCGAAGGGCGAGTATTCAGTTGTTATGAAGTGGGTAGGTGGAAGCCAGACCCCCTGGTGTTTCTAACGGCCTGTGAAACTTATCGCGTTGACGTAAATGATGCGTTGGTGATTGAAGACAGTGTCACGGGTATTCAGGCGGCCGTCGCAGCCAATATAAAAGTTTTGGGTTTTGGTCCACCGCACCGGCATGCACAGTTGGCGGCTGCCGGCGCATTACCGATCGCCGACATGCGTGAAGTACTGGCGATTTTCAATTGATCTTATTACTCAGGGAGGAGGCGTTGTGAACACACTGGGTTACCTGGAAAGACTTAAACGCAACGATCAATCTTCACAGGTATGGTGGGATTCATCGCCTGCCGTTTACCTGCCTTACAAACAGCACCTGCTGGATAAGTACCCGGCCGCCGCATCTTATATTGATGCGTTGATGCCGGACGATTTCTCCGAGCCCCGGGGCTTGTGCAGTGTGACCACCAATCCCCGGTTGGTGACCGCCGTTATCCTTGAAAAGCGCGAATACTGGTCATCGCGCTTCAACCTGGCGAGCCTGTCTCCCAGCCAGTTGCACAAACAGCTGTACAACGAGGTCATCGTCGAAGGGGCGGCGGCACTCCAGCCGCTGTGGGTCCAATCCGCGCAGGTCGAAGGCTGGATCTCAGCGCAGGTCGACCCGGTGGATGTGCGTTGCACAGAGCGCATGACCGTCAGGGGGCTGGAACTGCATCGCCTCGCACCGAATGTGATGGTCAAGGTGCCCGGCAGTCTGGAGGGGTTGGTGACCGTCGAGCAACTGGCCGCCCAGGGCGCGTCGATCAATATCACCTTCTGCTTCACGGTTGCGCAGTTCCAGGCCGGCATCCAGGCCATCGAGCGCGGCATGGCGACCGCGCGCAGCAATGGGATCGATACTGCCCACTGCAAGTACGTGATCACCTTCATGATCGGGCGTTTCGCCTGTCAGCCCGAACTCACGCTGCAGGCCGCGGAGCGTGGCCTGGCATTCAGCGCCGAGGAGCTGCGCTGGGCCGAGCTGATGATCTACGAGCAGGTCCAGGCGTTGGTGGCGGCCGCTAGCGTGCCGGTCCAAACCCTGCTGTCCAGCATCAAAGTCGATGTGGACGAGCGAGGCAACAAGCATTGCTGGCACCTCGAAAAGACCGGGCATGCGGCAACCTGCTACACGCTGACGCCGGATGTGGTGGAGTTTCTCATCGAGCGCGAAAGCCACGGCAAACCGGTGGTGCCCGCCGTCGGACCACAGAAACCGCCCGCGTCGACCTTCGCCAAGCTGATCCGTATCCCGTACTTCTACGAAGCCTACTTTGTCGACAGCATCGAGCCGTATGACTTTGGCAACCACGAGGCGTTTATCAACGCCTGCAATGAGGCCAACAGCGCGCACCGGCGCCTGGCCGATTACTGCGTTCGACTCTGCCCGGTGACCAAGCCCTTCAAGCGCGCGCTCAACGCGTTGCTGGCCGCCGAATTCGGGGTGATCGCATGAACCGGATGATCGGGTTATGGGCACACCCACGTTCGCGCTCCACCGTGCTGGAACGTGTGTTTATCGAGCGGGGCGATTTTGAGGTCTTCCACGAGCCGTTTGCGCACATGGCGTTTTCCGAGGACTCGGCGATCCCTTCGGATGAGTGGGATCACAGTTTGCCCACGACGTACCAGGGTATAAAACAGCATCTGTTGACCGCGCGTGAGCGCACCAACGTATTTCATAAAGACATGTGCTACCACTGCCTGGATGATTTGAAAGTCGACCGTGGGTTTCTTGCGCAACAGGACAATATCTTTCTTATTCGTGAACCGGCCAGCAGCATTATTTCCCATCATCGGGTGCATCCGGATATGCCGCTGCAGGCCATTGGGCATAAAGCCCTGTACGACATCTTTTGCGTGGTTACAAAACTCACGGGCAAAGTGCCCTATGTGATTAACGCCGATGATTTGGCCGCTGCACCCGAGCGGGTGATTCGTAAGTTGTGCGATTACCTGGGTATTGAGTTTCTGCCGCACGCCATGACGTGGAAGCGAGAGTGCCCGCAACAATGGAAAACCTGGCGTCGTTGGCATGCTGCGGCGGAAAACAGTGAACGTATTGTGACGCCGGATAAACCATACATTGATATGAAAGCCTTTGAGCAATACCCGAAGTTAAAAGCGATGTATGAATACCATCGAACTTTCTACGCGCGCATGAATGAATTTTGCCAATAAGGATGGTTGTATGAAGAAGTTGATTGTTACCGGAGCGGCTAACGGCATTGGTCGGGCCACTGTGGACATGGCGATTCAACAGGGTTACTTCGTTATTGGCGCCGACAAGGATGCCGAAGGCCTCGATGTTTTACAGCGACTCTACGGCGCTGAAGTATTCGAAGCGCAGATTGCCGATTTTTCCGATATGGCGGTTATCAAGGGTTTTATTCCTAAACTGTATGAGCGCCATGCAACTATTTATGGCCTGGTCAATAACGCCGGGCTTTATCACGGTAAAAGCGTCTACGCCTATTCCGATGAGCAGATCGACGAAATCCTCACCGTCAATCTCAAGGCACTGGTCTATCTGTCCAAGGACTTCGCCGAACGGGAAATGACCCACGAAGCCCCGCGCAGCATCGTCAACATTGCTTCGGTGGCCGGTGAAGTGGGCAGCTGCGATGCCCTCTACGGCGCCACCAAGGCGGCGGTGATCGGCCTGACCAAGGCCAACGCCTGGAACTTTGCGCCGTTCGTGCGGGTAAACGTGGTGTCTCCGGCGCTGATCCATGACACCGCCATCTACGACACAATCCCCGAATACCGCCGCGCCGAGTACGCACGCCAGGAAGTTCTCAAGGATCCGATCCGGCCCGGCGGTGTGGCTGAGGTCATCATGCTGCTGGTCGGCGACGCCATGCGTCACAGCACCGGCAGGGTGATTTCGGTCGACAACGGAGCCTACCCACGGTGAGCCATTCGATGCGCAAGAAAAAACTGCTGCTGGTGGGCGCCGGCAACCTGTGCCTGCAAATCCTCAAGATTCTCGGGCCGAAAAACGCGTTCGAGTTTGTGGTGTTGGGCCGCAATGAAGAGGCGACGATCCGGCTGTGCAACCTGGTGGCACTGTCGTGTGCGCAACTGGCGCAATTCATTGCGATCAAGCCGGTGATTGCTGATCTTAGGGACATCGGCAAGGTGACCCAGCTGCTGCGCGAGGAAGCCCCGGACCTGCTGGTGAACTGCGCGTCGCTGCAGTCGTGGCGGGTGATTACCGGCTTGCCCAAGCTGTCGTTCGAAAAGCTCGACCAGGCCCAGTTCGGGCCGTGGCTGCCCATGCACCTGACGTTGATGCACTGCCTGATGCAGGCGGTGAAGGCCTCCGGCATCTCGGCCAAAACCGTCAACGCGGCGTTCCCCGATGCGGTCAACCCGATCCTGGCGCGTGTCGGCCTGGCTCCCGATATCGGCGTGGGCAATGTGGCCAACCTGATTCCGGCGGTACGCTTTTCCATCGCCCGGTTACTCGAATGTGCGCCGGCCGATGTACAGGTGCAGTTGTACGCCCAGCACTACTTCAGCCACTACGTGCCGCGCTGTGGTCTGCCACCGCATGCCAGCTACCGCCTGTTGTATGAAGTGCGCGACCGCCCACAGGCGCCCCGCCTGCCGGCCGAGGCGATTTTTTCTACGGTGAAATCCGAGTTCCGTCGCCTGGGTGGGGTGGACGGGCAGTTCCTCACGGCGTGCTCCGCCGTCACGGTGATCGAAGGGCTGTTTTCAGCCACGCCGGTGTGGGTGCATGCGCCTGGCCCACTTGGGCTTCCGGGCGGTTATCCCGTGCAACTGCACGAGGGGCGGATCCAGGTGCAGTTCTCCGAGGCCTGCCCGCAGGATGAGGCGGTGCGCATCAACAGCATCTGCCAGAGCCAGGACGGCATCGACGAAATCCATTGTGATGGTTCCGTCACCTACAACCCGCAGTGCATGGCCGTCATGCAGTCGATGCTGGGGTACTCCAAGCACAGCATGTCCATCGAACAGTCCGCCGAGTTTGCCCATGAGTTGGCGAGCAAGTACCTGTCCTTCAAGAATTCAACCTGGTAGGTGCGTCATGAATCAGATGACCAGAAACAAGCACAACGACGTGGCCAGTTACTCCACGCAGTACTCGACGGCATTTGTCGAACGGTGGGATGAGTTGATCGATTGGGAGAAACGCAAGGCGGGGGAGGGCGGGTTCTTTGAAAACCTGTTGCGAAGCCACGGCGTGCAGTCGGTGATCGACGTCTCGACGGGCAGTGGTTTTCATGCCGTCCAGCTCAAGCAGGCGGGCTTTGATGTGGTCGCCACCGATGGCAGCAGCACCATGTTGACCAAGGCGCGGGCGAACTTTCGTAAACATGGCCTGGATATCCAGTCCCATTACCGCGACTGGCATTCACTGGACTCGCAGGAGCTCGGGCAATTCGACGCCGTGGTGTGCCTGGGCAGTTCGCTGTGCCATGTGTTTGAAGCCCATGATCGATTGAGGGTGCTGGCGAAATTCAGGGCCTTGCTCAAGCCGGGCGGGTTGCTGATTGTGGACCAGCGCAACTTCTTCGCCATCCGTGCCGGTAAATTCAAAGCCAGCGGTCATTACTATTACTGCGGTACAAACGCTTCGGTGAGCTTGGGTCAGGTCGATGAGCACCTGTGTGAGTTCATCTATTCCTTCGATGACGCGCAGCAGTACCGGCTGCAGGTTTACCCACTGTTGCCGGGGGAATTGAAGGGGGAAGTGCTCAAGTCCGGGTTTACCGACCATCAAAGCTACGGTGATTTCGAGCGTGACTACGACATGATGGCCTGTGATTTCGTCATCCACACTGCGCGCGCCGAATAGGGAGGCTTGATGAGCACACTCGTACAGAGCAATGCCCGCCCACTGGACAGTGTCGTGCTGGCGGTGGTCCTCACCGGCTTTGTGGCCAGCACCTATGGTTTCGGGGTTTACCTGTTCGCCAACCTGGTGGTGGACATGCGCCGCGATATCGGCTTTGACTACACCACGGTGGGCCTGATCACCGGCGGCGCGCAGATTGGCTTCCTACTGTTTTCATCGGTGACCAGTTACATCAGCCGTTTCTTCGAAGGCTGGAAAATCAGCCTGGTGTCCACCGTGATGACGTCCCTGGCGCTGCTGGGCCTGAGCGTCAGCGACAGCATCTGGTTGTCGGGTGCCTTGTTGATCCTGCTCGGTGGCTGCTCCGCCTCGGTGTATATCCCGCTGGCGGAAATCGTCACCAAGGGCTTCAGCCCGGGCAATCGCTCGCGGGTCATGGGGCTGATCTCCAGTGGTACCAGCTATGGCGTGTTCATCAATGGCTTGCTGGTGTCGTTCCTGACCTTGAATGGTGGCTGGCGCTCGATCTGGCTCACCGCCGGCCTGATCTCGGTGGCCCTGTGCGTGGTGGCCTGGTTTCTGTTGCGCAACCTGTCGGCAAGCCAGGACACCGGGTTCGCCGGTGAGCGCGCCAGTGCGTCGGACAGCCAGCAACCCTGGCTCAGCCGCTCGCTGTACCTGACCTGGGCCATCGCGTTTCTCAATGGCATGGCATTGCTGCCGTTCCAGACGTACCTGGCGCCATTTCTGCGCGATGAATTGGGCGTTTCGGTACAAGACGCCGGGTTTATCTGGACCACCATCGGTGCGGTGGGCATGGCCTCGGGCTTTCTGGTGGGGTGGATTGCCGACAAGGTCGGGGTGCGGGCGTCGCTGGCGATGTGTTTCCTCAGCGCAGGACTGGCCGCCACCCTGGTGTTCAGTTTCAACAGCCTCCCGCTGTTCTACCTCGCTGCGTTCCTGTTTGCGCTGGCGTTCTACCCCATTTTCGGGCTGGTCCCCAGTTACATCGGGCAGATCGTGCCGGTCAGCCGGCTGACCCAGGCCTTTGGCATCGCCAATGTGCTGATCGGCTTGGGCGGGGTGTGCGGCAACTTCCTGGGTGGCTTTTCCAAAGACCTTACCGGGTCGTTTTCGACGGTCTACTGGGTGGTTGCGCTGCTGCTGTTCGTGCAGTGCGTGATGGTGTTCATGTTGGGTAAACCGCCGGTTGCGGCGAAGGAGGGCGAGCGGCCATGAGTTATTTTCCAGACAGTCCAAGCCAGAACCTGCACGCGTTTGCGTACAGCCATCGGCGCACCGGAAACGCGCACATGCCTGCGGTCATCTGGATGACGGGGATCTCGGCGTCCGGCAAATCGACTATCGCCGATGCGCTCGATAGTGCGCTGCAGGAGCAAGGACGGATGACCGCCATCATTGACGGCGACTCAGTGCGTGGTGGGCTGTGCCGGGACCTGGGTTTTACCGACAGCGACCGCGATGAAAATATCCGGCGGGTCGCCGAAGTGGCCCGCTTGATGATGGAGGCGGGGCTGATGGTGATCGTGGCGCTGATTTCACCCTCGTCGGCCAGTCGGCATTACGCCCGTTCGATCATCGGCAATGAGTTTTTTGTCGAAGTGCATGTGGATGCGCCGTTGGAAATCGCCGAACAACGTGACCCGAAGGGCCTGTATAAAAAAGCCCGCGCGGGGTTGATCAAGCACTTTACCGGGATCGATTCCCAGTACGACGTGCCGGTGTTTCCGGAAGTGCATTTGAATACCCAGGCGCTGTCAGTGCAGCAGTCGGTCGAGGCGATTCTTGATTGGGTGGGGCACAACGACAGTCGCGGTTAGCCGTCTGTCTTTGCGTCGGCTTTGCGCCGGGAGGACAATGTCTGCAACTTGAAAAAACAAGGTAATCTGCGTCATCGCAGGGAGAACGCGTTTTTTCAGGAGTGGGCATGACACATTTTACGGGCACTGCAAAATCGATCCGTCTGATTGGTGGGGCCCGGGTCCTGGACTTTATCAATACCACCAATGGGCGGCGCCCCGGCACGTCGCTCAAGGTCATTGAAGAACGGCTGACCAGTTTTCAGTTCTTCTTTGAATGGGCGCTGCATGCGTCGTTGATTTCGGCCCAGGAGTTCGATGACTACAAGCCGATGGTGTTTGAGTCATCGATTGCCTATCAACCCAACCTCGACGCGATCATTGCGTTCAGGGAATGCCTGTACGCAGTGTTCTACCCGTTGTCCTTGCAAGCTGCCGCGCCCGACGACGCCTTGCAGCAGATCAACGAGACCTTCCAGCAAGGCGCTGCACGACGGATGCTGCGTTCTGTCGAGGGCAAGCCTGCCTGGGCGTGGATGGCCTGCACCACGGCGCAGGAGCTCACGGCCATGGTGCTGGGGCGGTTGGCCATCGAGGCCACCCAATTGCTGGTCTCCGGTGATCTGCACACATTGCGCAGTTGCAGCGCTACTGACTGCGACTGGGTGTTCCTCGATATCTCCAAGAACAAACAGCGCAAGTGGTGCCAGATGAGCGTGTGCGGCAGCCGGGAGAAACTCAGCCGGCTCAAACAGGTGGCGAGCCCACCTTAGACCTGTAGGAGCGAGCTTGCTCGCGAAAAAACTCAGTGCTAGCGCAGCAAAACTGGATGGACCCGGTCTGACGCTGCGAGCGGTGTTTCGTTGAGCGGCGTGCCAGCCCTTCAGCCGGGCAAAAGCCCCAGGGTCATTGCCTGCATACGCGCCAAGGCATAGGTGGTCCGCGTACACGGAATGGGTGCTCCTACTCGATCAGCCGCCGCTACAACGGAACCCAGGATGGCCTCGAGCTCGACAGGTTTACGCCCTTCCACGTCTTGCAGCATGGACGTTTTCACCTTTCCGAGCTTGCGCGTGATTGCGATCCTTTGCTTGGGATCTATCTCGGGGGCAAGACCCAGTTGTCTTCCCAGGTCGAGCAACTCGTCCATCATGTTGATGAACACGGTATGGAGAAAGGGGTCATCAATCATCTCGTCGGTCGCACGGCCGACCAGCAGGCTGACGGGGTTGAAGCACGCGTTTCCCAAGAGTTTCAGCCATATTTCTTCGCGCACATTGGCGTGAGCGTGTGCATCGAAACCGGCCTCACGAAACACCTTGGTGAGGGTTTCAACGCGCTCGCTGTCGCCGCCAGCCGGTTCGCCAAACACGATTCGGCTTCCGGACATATGCTTGATCACGCCCGGACTGAGCACGGTACAGGACGGGAATACGACGCAGCCGACCACGGTATCAATGGGGATGGCCTGCTCTATCACGCCGTGCGGGTCGACCGTTTCCAGGCGCAGGCCCGAAAGTGCCTGTGTCGACTTCAGGAAGAACCACCAGGGCAAACCGTTGAGCGCGGAGATGACCACGGTCTGCGGGCCGATCAACGCCTTGGCACTTGCCACCGCCGTCGGCAGCGCAGGCGCCTTGACCGCAAAAATAACCAGGTCTTGGATACCCAGTTCTTCGGGTATGCAGGTTGCGCACACGCGGGCAGTTAAAAGTTCATCCCCCGTGTGCAGCATGAGCCCCTGTTCGCCAATGGCTGCGAGCGATGCACCGCGAGCGATCACGTTCACCTCATGGCCGGCGGCAAACAGTTTGCACGCTAGGAAACCACCGATGGCTCCAGCACCGATAACAGTGATGCGCATGGACATACCTCAAAAGAGAAGTGGCATAACAGGGTTGGGAAAAGCAGTCTTGAGCCGGCCAAACGAACACACATAATCCTGCATAGTTTCAGGCCGGTTGACCACACCGAATCACCCGTGGTGTCTTATTTTCATGTTCCGCCTTGGGGAGGACAGGTAGCAATTGCTCCACTTAATAGGAAGCATTACTATTCACGTCCCGCCTCCCCAGTGCTCCCGCGATGATCCCTCAGCCGCCCCGCAGAACAGGCTTTTTCGAACACTACGAAGAGTTGATCGGGACCTGGACGCGCCGCCTGAGAAACCGCCAGCAGGCCGAAGACCTGGCCCATGACACCTTTGTGCGGGTGCTTGAGGCAAAATCCTCCGAGGTTGAGCAACCCCGGGCCTATCTGCATCAAACGGCGCGCAATATTGCCGTTGACGCCTTTCGACGCGAAGACCGTCGCGAGGCCATGACCCTGGAAGCCTTTGATCAGCGCTCGCCGCACACGGGCGACCCGGAGCATTTCATGCACGCGATCCAGTTGGCGGACTCTATCGAGCGGGCCTTGGCCGAACTGCCGCTCAATTGCCGCAGGATTTTCATCTGGCAGAAAATCGAGGGCCTCACCCAACAGGAAATTGCCGACCGCCTGGGGCTGTCTAAAAACATGGTGGAAAAGTATATGATCCGCACCCTGCGGCATCTGCGCGACCGCCTGGACGCGATGGCGCCATGATCGCCCGCTCTGAAACAGGATCATCCATGATGGATAACCGTGCCCGAGACGAAGCCGCGCAATGGTTTGTGCGCCTGCAAGACGCCCAGTTGAGTGCTGCCGAACGCCAGCGTTTCGACGCATGGCGCACTGAACATCCCGATCACCAGTACGAATTCGATGTATTGCAGGGCGTGTGGAGCGCCGCTGACTTACTGCCCAAAGCCCGCCTGCAGGCGCTGTGCGAAGCTCCCGTGGAGCGTCCAAAACGCCGTGCCGTCCTGCGTTATGCGGTAGCTGCGAGCGTGATCGCCGTTGCGCTGGGGTTGGGCCTGTTCAGTGGGCTGGATTATCCGAAGCCCTACAGCGCCGAGTTCAGCACACGCCTGGGTGAACATCGCCAGGTGGCCTTGCCCGACGGTTCGGTGATGGACCTCAACAGCCGCAGCATCGTCACGGTGCGTTACGAAAAAGGTCGGCGTGGCGTCGAGATCAAGCAGGGCGAAGCGATGTTCAGCGTCGAACATGACACCAGCAGGCCTTTTGTCGTGGTGGCCGGCGCAGGGCGAGTGACCGTGACCGGCACGCGATTCGATGTGCGCCGCGATGACGACCAGACCCGCGTCATGGTCGAAGCCGGCACCGTAAAGGTACAAGGCCGCTCGCCGGACAAGGAGCTGACGCTGACGGCGGGCCTGGGCAGCCATGTCGACAATCATGGGCGGGTGGCCGCGGCCTACGCGGTGAATACCGAAGAATTGACCGCCTGGCGTACCGGTAAGCTGGTCTTCAACAATGCTTCGTTGGGCGAAGTAGCCCGGGAAGTCTCGCGTTATCGCGAGCAACCGCTGCGGGTCAGCACACCGGCGGTGGGCAACCTGCGCCTGACCAGCGTGTTCAAGGCCAATGACACCGACGCCTTGCTCAAGGCCTTGCCGCACATTCTGCCGGTGGCGCTGCGCACCTTGCCGGACGGCAGCCAGGAAATTATTTCACGCTGACATTCAGGTTTTTTTCGAGTTCTTCGTCTTCTCCTGCAACTGCAACTGGTTTGCATTAACAGCCGCACACTCTTGCGATCACAGGACTAGGTTCGACGTGAAAAAACTCGCCGTGAACAACAATAAAATCTCCCGCTGGGCGCCGCTGGCCCTGGCGCTTGCGGTCAGTGCCGCGCTGCCTGCGGCCTACGCCGCCGAGGCTATCCATATCAAGGCCCAGCCCCTGGGTGCGGCGCTGAGCCAGTTGGGCCAGCAGACGTCCCTGCAAGTGTTCTTCAGCCCTGAGCTGGTTGCAGGCAAGCAAGCGCCGGCGGTCGACGGCAACCTCTCCCCCGAACAAGCCCTGCGCCAGTTGCTGCAAGGCAGCGGCCTGGACTACCAGATCGATGCCGGCTCCGTGACTCTGCGCCCATTGAACAGCGGCACCGGTGAAGCCGGCTCGCCACTGGAACTGGGCGCCACCGATATCAAGGTGGTGGGCGACTGGCTCGGCGACGCCAATGCCGAAGTGGTGCAGAACCACCCCGGCGCGCGCACCGTGATCCGCCGCGAAGCCATGGTGGAGCAGGGTGCGATGAACGTCGGTGACGTACTGCGCCGTGTGCCGGGTGTGCAGGTGCAGGAATCCAACGGCACCGGCGGCAGCGATATTTCCCTCAACGTTGGCGTACGTGGTCTGACGTCGCGCCTGTCGCCACGCTCCACCGTGTTGATCGACGGTGTACCGGCAGCGTTTGCGCCGTACGGTCAGCCACAACTGTCGATGGCGCCGATTTCCGCGGGTAACCTGGACAGCATCGACGTGGTACGCGGTGCCGGCTCCGTGCGTTACGGGCCACAAAACGTCGGCGGCGTAATCAACTTCGTGACCCGCGCCATCCCCGAGAAATTCTCCGGTGAAGTCGGCACCACCCTGCAAACCTCTGCCCATGGTGGCTGGAAGCACGTCGACAATGCATTTATCGGCGGCACCGCCGACAACGG of Pseudomonas azotoformans contains these proteins:
- a CDS encoding ketopantoate reductase family protein, with the translated sequence MRITVIGAGAIGGFLACKLFAAGHEVNVIARGASLAAIGEQGLMLHTGDELLTARVCATCIPEELGIQDLVIFAVKAPALPTAVASAKALIGPQTVVISALNGLPWWFFLKSTQALSGLRLETVDPHGVIEQAIPIDTVVGCVVFPSCTVLSPGVIKHMSGSRIVFGEPAGGDSERVETLTKVFREAGFDAHAHANVREEIWLKLLGNACFNPVSLLVGRATDEMIDDPFLHTVFINMMDELLDLGRQLGLAPEIDPKQRIAITRKLGKVKTSMLQDVEGRKPVELEAILGSVVAAADRVGAPIPCTRTTYALARMQAMTLGLLPG
- a CDS encoding sigma-70 family RNA polymerase sigma factor — protein: MIPQPPRRTGFFEHYEELIGTWTRRLRNRQQAEDLAHDTFVRVLEAKSSEVEQPRAYLHQTARNIAVDAFRREDRREAMTLEAFDQRSPHTGDPEHFMHAIQLADSIERALAELPLNCRRIFIWQKIEGLTQQEIADRLGLSKNMVEKYMIRTLRHLRDRLDAMAP
- a CDS encoding SDR family oxidoreductase — encoded protein: MKKLIVTGAANGIGRATVDMAIQQGYFVIGADKDAEGLDVLQRLYGAEVFEAQIADFSDMAVIKGFIPKLYERHATIYGLVNNAGLYHGKSVYAYSDEQIDEILTVNLKALVYLSKDFAEREMTHEAPRSIVNIASVAGEVGSCDALYGATKAAVIGLTKANAWNFAPFVRVNVVSPALIHDTAIYDTIPEYRRAEYARQEVLKDPIRPGGVAEVIMLLVGDAMRHSTGRVISVDNGAYPR
- a CDS encoding HAD family hydrolase, whose translation is MCLSADIGELPVQAKTAALVGMPKLVIFDCDGVLVQSEEITLSVLISMLNALAQGNATLDVARFIEHFRGRKIADCLREAEQILNVCLDREFEQHFRKRALEALTQGLKATDGIVEVLQGLQVPYCVASSAPRNKIEHCLRITGLFSYFEGRVFSCYEVGRWKPDPLVFLTACETYRVDVNDALVIEDSVTGIQAAVAANIKVLGFGPPHRHAQLAAAGALPIADMREVLAIFN
- a CDS encoding transaldolase family protein, whose translation is MNTLGYLERLKRNDQSSQVWWDSSPAVYLPYKQHLLDKYPAAASYIDALMPDDFSEPRGLCSVTTNPRLVTAVILEKREYWSSRFNLASLSPSQLHKQLYNEVIVEGAAALQPLWVQSAQVEGWISAQVDPVDVRCTERMTVRGLELHRLAPNVMVKVPGSLEGLVTVEQLAAQGASINITFCFTVAQFQAGIQAIERGMATARSNGIDTAHCKYVITFMIGRFACQPELTLQAAERGLAFSAEELRWAELMIYEQVQALVAAASVPVQTLLSSIKVDVDERGNKHCWHLEKTGHAATCYTLTPDVVEFLIERESHGKPVVPAVGPQKPPASTFAKLIRIPYFYEAYFVDSIEPYDFGNHEAFINACNEANSAHRRLADYCVRLCPVTKPFKRALNALLAAEFGVIA
- a CDS encoding class I SAM-dependent methyltransferase is translated as MNQMTRNKHNDVASYSTQYSTAFVERWDELIDWEKRKAGEGGFFENLLRSHGVQSVIDVSTGSGFHAVQLKQAGFDVVATDGSSTMLTKARANFRKHGLDIQSHYRDWHSLDSQELGQFDAVVCLGSSLCHVFEAHDRLRVLAKFRALLKPGGLLIVDQRNFFAIRAGKFKASGHYYYCGTNASVSLGQVDEHLCEFIYSFDDAQQYRLQVYPLLPGELKGEVLKSGFTDHQSYGDFERDYDMMACDFVIHTARAE
- a CDS encoding sulfotransferase-like domain-containing protein; this translates as MNRMIGLWAHPRSRSTVLERVFIERGDFEVFHEPFAHMAFSEDSAIPSDEWDHSLPTTYQGIKQHLLTARERTNVFHKDMCYHCLDDLKVDRGFLAQQDNIFLIREPASSIISHHRVHPDMPLQAIGHKALYDIFCVVTKLTGKVPYVINADDLAAAPERVIRKLCDYLGIEFLPHAMTWKRECPQQWKTWRRWHAAAENSERIVTPDKPYIDMKAFEQYPKLKAMYEYHRTFYARMNEFCQ
- a CDS encoding FecR family protein, which produces MMDNRARDEAAQWFVRLQDAQLSAAERQRFDAWRTEHPDHQYEFDVLQGVWSAADLLPKARLQALCEAPVERPKRRAVLRYAVAASVIAVALGLGLFSGLDYPKPYSAEFSTRLGEHRQVALPDGSVMDLNSRSIVTVRYEKGRRGVEIKQGEAMFSVEHDTSRPFVVVAGAGRVTVTGTRFDVRRDDDQTRVMVEAGTVKVQGRSPDKELTLTAGLGSHVDNHGRVAAAYAVNTEELTAWRTGKLVFNNASLGEVAREVSRYREQPLRVSTPAVGNLRLTSVFKANDTDALLKALPHILPVALRTLPDGSQEIISR
- a CDS encoding MFS transporter; protein product: MSTLVQSNARPLDSVVLAVVLTGFVASTYGFGVYLFANLVVDMRRDIGFDYTTVGLITGGAQIGFLLFSSVTSYISRFFEGWKISLVSTVMTSLALLGLSVSDSIWLSGALLILLGGCSASVYIPLAEIVTKGFSPGNRSRVMGLISSGTSYGVFINGLLVSFLTLNGGWRSIWLTAGLISVALCVVAWFLLRNLSASQDTGFAGERASASDSQQPWLSRSLYLTWAIAFLNGMALLPFQTYLAPFLRDELGVSVQDAGFIWTTIGAVGMASGFLVGWIADKVGVRASLAMCFLSAGLAATLVFSFNSLPLFYLAAFLFALAFYPIFGLVPSYIGQIVPVSRLTQAFGIANVLIGLGGVCGNFLGGFSKDLTGSFSTVYWVVALLLFVQCVMVFMLGKPPVAAKEGERP
- the cysC gene encoding adenylyl-sulfate kinase — its product is MSYFPDSPSQNLHAFAYSHRRTGNAHMPAVIWMTGISASGKSTIADALDSALQEQGRMTAIIDGDSVRGGLCRDLGFTDSDRDENIRRVAEVARLMMEAGLMVIVALISPSSASRHYARSIIGNEFFVEVHVDAPLEIAEQRDPKGLYKKARAGLIKHFTGIDSQYDVPVFPEVHLNTQALSVQQSVEAILDWVGHNDSRG
- a CDS encoding Rossmann-fold NAD(P)-binding domain-containing protein; amino-acid sequence: MSHSMRKKKLLLVGAGNLCLQILKILGPKNAFEFVVLGRNEEATIRLCNLVALSCAQLAQFIAIKPVIADLRDIGKVTQLLREEAPDLLVNCASLQSWRVITGLPKLSFEKLDQAQFGPWLPMHLTLMHCLMQAVKASGISAKTVNAAFPDAVNPILARVGLAPDIGVGNVANLIPAVRFSIARLLECAPADVQVQLYAQHYFSHYVPRCGLPPHASYRLLYEVRDRPQAPRLPAEAIFSTVKSEFRRLGGVDGQFLTACSAVTVIEGLFSATPVWVHAPGPLGLPGGYPVQLHEGRIQVQFSEACPQDEAVRINSICQSQDGIDEIHCDGSVTYNPQCMAVMQSMLGYSKHSMSIEQSAEFAHELASKYLSFKNSTW
- a CDS encoding CGNR zinc finger domain-containing protein; this encodes MTHFTGTAKSIRLIGGARVLDFINTTNGRRPGTSLKVIEERLTSFQFFFEWALHASLISAQEFDDYKPMVFESSIAYQPNLDAIIAFRECLYAVFYPLSLQAAAPDDALQQINETFQQGAARRMLRSVEGKPAWAWMACTTAQELTAMVLGRLAIEATQLLVSGDLHTLRSCSATDCDWVFLDISKNKQRKWCQMSVCGSREKLSRLKQVASPP